One window from the genome of Natrialba magadii ATCC 43099 encodes:
- a CDS encoding beta-CASP ribonuclease aCPSF1: protein MSTVEQQLDDLQAEITSELPSDISVSSVKYEGPELVVYTRDPKEFAQQGDLIRKLASKLRKRITVRPDPSVLSRPNEAREEIMNVIPDEAGVTDLDFHADTGEVVIEAEKPGMVIGRHGSTLRDITKSVGWTPEVVRTPPIESSTVSNVRSFLKQERDERRDILEKVGRQIHREEMSDDEYVRISTLGCCREVGRASFILSTPETRILVDCGDKPGAEGEVPYLHAPEAFGAGPETIDAVVLTHAHLDHSAFIPLLFKYGYDGPIYCTEPTRDLMGLLTLDYLDVAAKEGRTPPYDSEMVREAIKHCIPLEYGDVTDIAPDVKLTFHNAGHILGSAVSHFHIGDGLYNVCFSGDIHYDDTRLFNGAVNDFPRVETLVLESTYGGRNDYQTDQEDSEEKLKEVINETYEKGGKVVIPAFAVGRSQEIMLVIEEAMRNGDIPSMPVHLDGMIWEATAIHTTYPEYLRDELRDRIFHEDENPFLAEEFNHIDGGEEERQEVADGDQCIILSTSGMVTGGPIMSWLGHIGPDPESTMVFVGYQAQGTLGRRIQNGWDEIPTSEVGAMGSGNGRGTLALNLDVETVDGFSGHADRAGLENFVKTMNPRPEKVLCVHGDERSTQDLSSALYHDYNMRTFAPKNLETFRFL, encoded by the coding sequence ATGAGCACTGTAGAGCAGCAACTCGACGATTTGCAAGCAGAGATCACGAGCGAGTTACCGAGTGATATCTCGGTCTCCTCGGTGAAGTACGAAGGACCAGAGCTGGTCGTCTACACGCGCGATCCAAAGGAGTTCGCCCAGCAGGGCGACCTCATCCGGAAGCTCGCGAGCAAGCTTCGAAAGCGCATCACCGTCCGGCCGGACCCGAGCGTCCTCTCCCGGCCGAACGAGGCTCGCGAGGAGATCATGAACGTCATCCCCGACGAGGCCGGCGTCACGGACCTCGACTTCCACGCCGACACCGGCGAGGTCGTCATCGAGGCCGAAAAGCCGGGCATGGTCATCGGTCGCCACGGCTCGACGCTTCGTGACATCACGAAGAGCGTCGGCTGGACACCCGAAGTCGTCCGCACGCCACCGATCGAGTCCTCGACTGTCTCGAACGTCCGGAGCTTCCTCAAGCAAGAGCGCGACGAACGTCGGGACATCCTGGAGAAGGTCGGCCGACAGATCCACCGCGAGGAGATGTCCGACGACGAGTACGTCCGCATCTCGACGCTTGGCTGCTGTCGCGAAGTCGGGCGCGCCTCCTTTATCCTCTCGACACCCGAAACGCGCATCCTCGTCGACTGTGGTGACAAGCCCGGTGCCGAAGGTGAGGTTCCATACCTCCACGCCCCCGAGGCGTTCGGTGCCGGTCCGGAAACGATCGACGCCGTCGTCCTCACCCACGCCCACCTCGACCACTCCGCCTTTATCCCGCTCCTGTTCAAGTACGGCTACGACGGCCCGATTTACTGTACCGAACCCACGCGGGACCTGATGGGCCTGCTCACCCTCGACTACCTCGACGTCGCCGCCAAGGAGGGACGCACCCCACCGTACGACTCCGAGATGGTCCGCGAGGCGATCAAACATTGTATCCCACTCGAGTACGGCGACGTGACGGACATCGCGCCGGACGTGAAACTCACCTTCCACAACGCGGGGCACATTCTCGGCTCGGCCGTCTCGCACTTCCACATCGGCGACGGCCTCTACAACGTTTGTTTCTCCGGGGACATTCACTACGACGATACGCGCCTGTTCAACGGCGCGGTTAACGACTTCCCGCGCGTCGAAACGCTCGTCCTCGAGTCTACCTACGGTGGTCGCAACGACTACCAGACGGATCAGGAAGACTCCGAGGAGAAACTCAAGGAAGTCATCAACGAGACCTACGAGAAGGGGGGGAAGGTCGTCATCCCGGCGTTCGCCGTCGGTCGCTCCCAGGAGATTATGCTCGTCATCGAGGAGGCGATGCGCAACGGCGACATTCCGTCGATGCCGGTCCATCTGGACGGCATGATCTGGGAGGCGACGGCGATCCACACGACGTATCCGGAGTATCTGCGTGACGAACTCCGTGACCGCATCTTCCACGAGGACGAGAATCCGTTCCTCGCCGAGGAGTTCAACCACATCGACGGCGGCGAAGAGGAGCGACAGGAGGTCGCCGACGGCGATCAGTGTATCATCCTCTCGACCTCGGGGATGGTCACCGGCGGTCCGATCATGTCCTGGCTCGGCCACATCGGTCCGGATCCAGAGTCGACGATGGTGTTCGTCGGCTACCAGGCGCAGGGAACCCTCGGCCGCCGGATCCAGAACGGCTGGGACGAGATCCCGACGAGCGAAGTCGGCGCGATGGGCAGTGGCAACGGCCGCGGCACCCTCGCGTTGAATCTGGACGTCGAAACCGTCGACGGCTTCTCCGGCCACGCCGACCGCGCGGGACTCGAGAACTTCGTGAAGACGATGAACCCGCGCCCCGAGAAGGTGCTCTGTGTCCACGGCGACGAGCGCTCGACGCAGGATCTCTCGAGTGCGCTCTATCACGACTACAACATGCGCACGTTCGCGCCGAAGAACCTGGAGACGTTCCGGTTCCTGTAG
- the nucS gene encoding endonuclease NucS encodes MTTSRSTQSVRAVTLERPTSTAARDAIADGLEREALVTVFGRCTVDYEGRASSQLAAGDRHVMLKPDGAALVHTDEGQQPVNWQPPGCAHDVFCEPTRSEAESDDFDKSEKAKDAAEADADGGGSVADPNADAALLVLESTRSTPEERLLVRFQDVLQVSTFAGTDEGELTLSGTEADLRERILENPDLLESGFTPLATERDTPAGAIDIYGEDDAGNTVVVELKRRRVGPDAVSQLRRYVDALERDLHADATLRGILVAPSVTERAQRLLGEHGLEFVSLEPTGE; translated from the coding sequence GTGACCACCAGCCGCAGTACGCAGTCCGTTCGCGCCGTGACACTCGAGCGCCCCACCTCGACAGCGGCTCGAGATGCGATCGCGGACGGCCTCGAACGCGAGGCGCTCGTCACCGTCTTCGGCCGCTGCACCGTCGATTACGAGGGCCGGGCCTCGAGTCAACTCGCCGCCGGCGACCGTCACGTGATGCTCAAACCCGATGGGGCGGCACTCGTCCACACTGACGAGGGCCAACAGCCGGTCAACTGGCAGCCGCCGGGCTGTGCGCACGATGTGTTCTGCGAACCCACACGCAGCGAGGCGGAATCCGATGACTTCGATAAATCTGAGAAAGCCAAGGACGCCGCGGAAGCTGACGCAGACGGCGGTGGCAGTGTTGCCGATCCGAACGCAGACGCCGCACTACTCGTCCTCGAAAGTACTCGCTCTACCCCCGAAGAACGCCTCCTCGTCCGCTTTCAGGACGTTCTACAGGTCTCGACGTTCGCCGGCACCGACGAGGGCGAACTCACCCTCTCGGGCACCGAAGCCGACCTCCGCGAGCGCATCCTCGAGAACCCCGACCTTCTGGAATCTGGCTTCACCCCGCTGGCCACCGAGCGTGACACGCCGGCGGGTGCGATCGACATCTACGGCGAGGACGACGCCGGCAACACCGTCGTCGTCGAACTCAAACGCCGCCGCGTCGGCCCCGACGCAGTCAGCCAACTCCGTCGCTACGTCGACGCACTCGAGCGCGACCTCCACGCGGACGCAACCTTGCGCGGGATTCTCGTCGCTCCGTCGGTGACCGAGCGCGCACAGCGGCTGCTGGGAGAGCACGGACTCGAGTTCGTCTCGCTGGAGCCGACCGGCGAGTAG